Genomic DNA from Chloroflexota bacterium:
TCCACCCATCTGCTACCCCTGCTTCTTCGGGGTCGATATGGCCACCCGCTGGGAGCTGATCGCTGCCCGAAAGACCGTCCCTGAGATCAGGGAGTTCATAGCGGCCGACTCTCTGGGCTACCTCAGTGTTGAGGGGCTGGTGCAGGCAGTGGACTTGCCCAAGGAGAACCTCTGCCTTGCCTGCCTCACCGGCGATTATCCTATCCCGGTGCAGTTGGAGATGGACAAGCTGGCACTGGAGTCCCTGCCTACAACAGAACCAGTTCCTTCGAAATAGACCACCTGGAGGACATCTCAATAAAAGAATCAAAGAAAGTCAGACAGACCTATGCCGCCGCGGGGGTAAATATCTCCGCGGCAGATAGAGCCAAGGAACTCATCAAGAAGCACGCCCGCACCACCTACCGTCCCGAAGTGCTGACCGATATCGGCTTCTTTGGAGGACTCTTTGAGCTCAAGGGCTACCGCGAGCCTGTCCTTGTATCCAGCACGGATGGAGTGGGCACCAAGCTGAAGATCGCCAATGCTCTGGGAAAGCACGATGCCGTCGGCATCGATCTGGTGAACCACTGTGTCAATGACATCTTCACCTGCGGCGCCGAACCCCTCTTCTTCCTCGATTACATCGCCATGGGCAAGCTCATCCCCGAAAAGGTGGAAAGCATTGTGAAAGGGATGGCCGCTGCCTGCCGGGAAGTGAATTGCGCCCTTATTGGCGGCGAAACCGCCGAGATGCCAGGCATCTATGCTGAAGAGGACTACGACCTGGCCGGGACCATTATCGGGGTGGTGGAGAAAAGTGAACGCCTCGACCAAAGGCAGATCAAGACCGGAGATATACTGCTCGCCCTGCCTTCCAGCGGCTTACATACCAATGGCTATTCCCTGGTGCGGAAGGTCTTTGGAACTGAACCTGCTGCCTTAAATAAGTTCTATCCTGAACTGGGGAAAACCCTGGGTGAAGCGCTCCTCGAACCTCACCGCTGCTACTATGGCCAGATCAATCCTGCGCTGCGGATCGTGAAGGGTCTGGCCCACATCACCGGCGGAGGACTTGAGGGTAACGTGCCTCGTGTGCTGCCGCCGGGGCTGGCTGCCGCTTTCGACAAAGGTTCCTGGTCTATTCCTCCAATCTTCTCTCTCATCCGGAGGACAGGCGATATCGCTGATTCAGAGATGTACCACGTGTTCAATATGGGGATCGGCATGGTCATCGTCTGCTCCTACCAGGATGTCGCTGCCTTCAGCAGGCTGGTACCGGAAGCCATGATGGTGGGAGAGGTGGTAGTGCAGAAGGGCAAGAAGAGGGCAACCATAGCTTAGTTTGCTTAGTTTAAAGAAAGGGAGACAATATGCGAGCTATCCTGAGCGTTTCGGATAAGACAGGGCTGGTGGACTTCGCCAGAGGATTAGACAAATTGAAGGTGGATATCTTCAGCACCGGTGGCACCAAGAATACGCTGAAGGACGCCGGCGTACCGGTGCACAGCGTCTCCGACATCACCAACTTCCCCGAGATCCTCGACGGCCGGGTGAAGACGCTGCATCCGGCGGTCCACGGCGGAATCCTGGCCAAACGCAACGTCAAAAGCCATATGGCCGAGCTGGCAGAAAAGGGCATTCAACCCATCGATATGGTGGTGGTCAACCTCTATCCCTTTCTCCAGACCATAGCCAGAGAAGGCGTCACCCTGGACGAAGCCCTGGAGAATATCGACATCGGCGGCCCCACCATGATTCGCGCCGCCGCCAAGAACTTTCCTGCCGTCATCGTCGTCGTCGATCCGGCGGATTACGGCACTGTTCTTGATGCCATGACCAAAGGCAAGGTTGATCTGGAACTGCGGCAAAAGCTGGCCCAGAAGGCCTTCCAGCACGTCGCTTACTATGATACTGCCATTGCTCAATATCTCAGAGACAAAGAAAAGGGCTTCCCCGAGGTAATGACCATCGCACTCAAGAAGCGCACCAATCTCTCCTATGGAGAGAATCCGCACCAGCAGGCAGCCTTCTATGAGGAGGAGAACGCCAGGAAGCCGCAAGCCAGCCTCGTTCGCTCCATCCAACTGGGAGGGAAGGAACTCTCCTTCAATAATATTCTGGATCTCGATGCGGCCTTAAACGCCGTCGTCGATTTTCCCAGGCCTACTGTGGCCATCATCAAACACAATAACCCCTGTGGACTGTGCAGCCATGGTGACCTGGCGGAAGCCTACCGCCGGGCACTCACTGGAGACCCCCTGGCCGCTTTCGGCGGGATAGTTTCCTCCAATAGGACGATTGATATGGCCACTGCTCAGGAGATCTACAAGACCCATTTCGATGCCATCATAGCCCCCAAATATGCAGACGATGCACTGGCCCTTTTCAAGCGTAAGAAGGATTTCCGGATCATCTCCCTTGGAGTGGACGTCTCGCCCGCCAAGGGTGAGCCCCTCTACATGGATTTCCGGCGGGTCAGGGGTGGTTTGCTGGCACAGACCACAGACTATATCACTGAGAAAGAATTGACTCCACGCACCGTAACCAAACGCGAACCAACACCTGAGGAGAGGAAAGACCTGTTCTTTGCCTGGCAGGCCGTGAAGCTGATCAAATCCAACGCCATTGTCCTCGTCAAGGACAATACCTTATTGGGGATGGGGGCCGGGCAGCCCAGCCGCGTGGTGAGCGTGCAACTGGCCCTGGAAAGGGCAGGAGAACGTGCCAGGGGGACCGTCCTGGGGTCAGATGCTTTCTTTCCCTTTGCTGATGGAGTTGAACTCGCCGCCAAAGGCGGTGTTACCGCCATCATCCAGCCTGGTGGCTCTGTCAGGGACGAGGAGACCATCCAGACCGCTAACAAATACAACGTGGCGATGGTCTTCACCGGAGTGAGGCACTTCAGGCACTAGTACTTAGTTGTGCAGTTAGCTAGACGATAGT
This window encodes:
- the purH gene encoding bifunctional phosphoribosylaminoimidazolecarboxamide formyltransferase/IMP cyclohydrolase, giving the protein MRAILSVSDKTGLVDFARGLDKLKVDIFSTGGTKNTLKDAGVPVHSVSDITNFPEILDGRVKTLHPAVHGGILAKRNVKSHMAELAEKGIQPIDMVVVNLYPFLQTIAREGVTLDEALENIDIGGPTMIRAAAKNFPAVIVVVDPADYGTVLDAMTKGKVDLELRQKLAQKAFQHVAYYDTAIAQYLRDKEKGFPEVMTIALKKRTNLSYGENPHQQAAFYEEENARKPQASLVRSIQLGGKELSFNNILDLDAALNAVVDFPRPTVAIIKHNNPCGLCSHGDLAEAYRRALTGDPLAAFGGIVSSNRTIDMATAQEIYKTHFDAIIAPKYADDALALFKRKKDFRIISLGVDVSPAKGEPLYMDFRRVRGGLLAQTTDYITEKELTPRTVTKREPTPEERKDLFFAWQAVKLIKSNAIVLVKDNTLLGMGAGQPSRVVSVQLALERAGERARGTVLGSDAFFPFADGVELAAKGGVTAIIQPGGSVRDEETIQTANKYNVAMVFTGVRHFRH
- the purM gene encoding phosphoribosylformylglycinamidine cyclo-ligase encodes the protein MKESKKVRQTYAAAGVNISAADRAKELIKKHARTTYRPEVLTDIGFFGGLFELKGYREPVLVSSTDGVGTKLKIANALGKHDAVGIDLVNHCVNDIFTCGAEPLFFLDYIAMGKLIPEKVESIVKGMAAACREVNCALIGGETAEMPGIYAEEDYDLAGTIIGVVEKSERLDQRQIKTGDILLALPSSGLHTNGYSLVRKVFGTEPAALNKFYPELGKTLGEALLEPHRCYYGQINPALRIVKGLAHITGGGLEGNVPRVLPPGLAAAFDKGSWSIPPIFSLIRRTGDIADSEMYHVFNMGIGMVIVCSYQDVAAFSRLVPEAMMVGEVVVQKGKKRATIA